In Mauremys reevesii isolate NIE-2019 linkage group 16, ASM1616193v1, whole genome shotgun sequence, a single window of DNA contains:
- the KATNB1 gene encoding katanin p80 WD40 repeat-containing subunit B1 encodes MAASVATKTSWKLQEITAHSSNVSSLVLGKSSGRLLATGGEDCRVNIWSVNKPNCIISLTGHTTPVESVRINTNEELIVAGSQSGSIRVWDLEAAKILRTLMGHKANICSLDFHPFGSFVASGSLDTNIKLWDVRRKGCVFRYKGHTQAVRCLRFSPDGKWLASASDDHTVKLWDLAAGKIMFEFTGHTGPVNVVEFHPNEYLLASGSADRTVRFWDLEKFQVVSCIEEEATPVRCVLFNPDGCCLYSGYQDSLRVYGWEPERCFDVVLVTWGKVADLSICNNQLIGVSVSQSTVSSFVVDLSRVTKSGSGLHGPIKDDRPLAQPTPTGSSLRRIYDRPSTTCSKPQRVKHNSESERRSPSSEDDRDEKESKAEIQNPEDYKEIFQPKNSITRTPPRKSEPFPAPPEDEPVIVKEAAKPNQVVDIQTPLPNQENPDLVQRPPIASSTPVTRAEPSVIPAARNAPIGLKASDFLPAVKNQSQCEIVDEEAMSQIRKGHETMCVVLTSRHKNLDTVRAIWTTGDIKTSVDSAVAINDLSVIVDLLNIVNQKASLWKLDLCTIILPQIEKLLQSKYESYVQTGCTSLKLILQRFLPLITDILAAPPSVGVDITREERLHKCKLCYKQLKNISNIIKNKSGLSGRHGSAFRELHLLMAVFE; translated from the exons AGTTTGACAGGCCATACAACACCAGTGGAGAGTGTGAGGATCAATACAAATGAAGAGCTCATTGTTGCAGGATCCCAATCAGGGTCCATTCGAGTTTGGGACCTGGAAGCTGCCAAAA TTCTTCGTACGTTAATGGGCCACAAAGCAAATATCTGCAGCCTTGATTTCCATCCGTTTGGAAGCTTTGTAGCTTCGGGGTCCCTGGACACTAACATCAAG CTCTGGGATGTAAGAAGAAAAGGCTGTGTCTTCAGGTACAAG ggTCACACGCAAGCAGTTAGGTGTCTCCGATTTAGTCCTGATGGGAAGTGGTTAGCGTCCGCTTCAGATGATCACACTGTAAAG CTGTGGGATCTGGCGGCTGGGAAGATAATGTTCGAGTTTACAGGACATACAGGCCCAGTAAACGTTGTTGAGTTCCATCCCAATGAATACCTTTTGGCCTCCGGCAGCGCTGACAG GACAGTCAGATTCTGGGATTTGGAGAAGTTTCAAGTGGTGAGCTGCATTGAAGAAGAGGCCACTCCTGTCAG GTGTGTTCTTTTCAACCCAGATGGCTGCTGCTTGTATAGCGGCTACCAGGATTCGCTGCGTGTGTATGGCTGGGAGCCTGAGCGCTGCTTTGATGTGGTCTTGGTGACCTGGGGAAAAGTGGCTGACTTATCTATCTGCAACAACCAGCTG ATAGGGGTTTCCGTCTCTCAGAGTACAGTCTCTTCGTTCGTTGTGGACCTCAGCAGAGTCACAAAGTCTGGCTCTGGTCTTCATGGACCGATCAAAGATGATAGGCCTCTGGCTCAGCCCACCCCCACAGGCTCCTCCCTTCGACGCATCTATGACAGGCCATCAACTACCTGTAGCAAGCCCCAAAG AGTGAAGCACAATTCGGAGAGCGAGAGGCGCAGTCCCAGCAGTGAAGATGACCGGGATGAGAAGGAATCAAAGGCTGAGATCCAGAATCCAGAGGATTACAAGGAGATCTTCCAGCCCAAGAATTCCATCA CTCGAACTCCACCACGAAAGAGtgagcccttcccagcccctCCCGAGGATG AGCCTGTCATCGTAAAGGAAGCAGCAAAGCCCAACCAAGTTGTGGACATTCAGACCCCACTGCCAAACCAAGAAAAC CCTGACCTGGTTCAGAGGCCACCAATAGCCTCCTCGACGCCTGTGACCAGAGCAGAGCCATCAGTGATTCCTGCAGCCAGGAATGCGCCCATTGGGCTGAAGGCCTCTGACTTTCTGCCA GCTGTGAAAAACCAAAGCCAATGTGAGATAGTGGATGAGGAAGCCATGTCCCAGATCCGTAAGGGCCATGAGACTATGTGTGTGGTGCTCACCAGCCGCCACAAGAACCTGGACACAGTGCGAGCGATATGGACCACTGGTGACATCAAG ACATCTGTGGATTCTGCTGTGGCCATCAATGATCTCTCTGTTATAGTGGACCTACTGAACATTGTCAACCAGAAAGC GTCTCTCTGGAAACTGGATCTGTGTACTATAATCCTGCCTCAGATAGAGAAGCTCCTTCAAAGCAAATATGAAAG TTACGTACAGACTGGCTGCACCTCCTTAAAGCTGATTCTCCAGAGATTCCTGCCACTGATCACTGACATCCTTGCTGCACCGCCGTCTGTTGGGGTGGACATCACAAGAGAAGAGAG GCTCCATAAGTGCAAACTGTGTTACAAGCAGCTGAAGAATATCAGCAATATCATCAAGAACAAGTCTGGACTGAGCGGCCGCCATGGCAGTGCCTTCCGTGAGCTTCACCTCCTCATGGCTGTCTTTGAgtaa